One window of the Pan troglodytes isolate AG18354 chromosome 12, NHGRI_mPanTro3-v2.0_pri, whole genome shotgun sequence genome contains the following:
- the CD8B gene encoding T-cell surface glycoprotein CD8 beta chain isoform X4, whose protein sequence is MRPRLWLLLAAQLTVLHGSSVLQQTPAYIKVQTNKMVMLSCEAKISLSNMRIYWLRQRQAPSSDSHHEFLALWDSAKGTIHGEEVEQEKIAVFRDASRFILNLTSVKPEDSGIYFCMIVGSPELTFGKGTQLSVVDFLPTTAQPTKKSTPKKRVCRLPRPETQKGPLCSPITLGLLVAGVLVLLVSLGVAIHLCCRRRRAQLRFMKQFYK, encoded by the exons ATGCGGCCGCGGCTGTGGCTCCTCCTGGCCGCGCAGCTGACAG TTCTCCATGGCAGCTCAGTCCTCCAGCAGACCCCTGCATACATAAAGGTGCAAACCAACAAGATGGTGATGCTGTCCTGCGAGGCTAAAATCTCCCTCAGTAACATGCGCATCTACTGGCTGAGACAGCGCCAGGCCCCGAGCAGTGACAGTCACCACGAGTTCCTGGCCCTCTGGGATTCCGCAAAAGGGACTATCCACGGTGAAGAGGTGGAACAGGAGAAGATAGCTGTGTTTCGGGATGCAAGCCGGTTCATTCTCAATCTCACAAGCGTGAAGCCGGAAGACAGTGGCATCTACTTCTGCATGATCGTCGGGAGCCCCGAGCTGACCTTCGGGAAGGGAACTCAGCTGAGTGTGG TTGATTTCCTTCCCACCACTGCCCAGCCCACCAAGAAGTCCACCCCCAAGAAGAGAGTGTGCCGGTTACCCAGGCCAGAGACCCAGAAGG GCCCACTTTGTAGCCCCATCACCCTTGGCCTGCTGGTGGCTGGCGTCCTGGTTCTGCTGGTTTCCCTGGGAGTGGCCATCCACCTGTGCT GCCGGCGGAGGAGAGCCCAGCTTCGTTTCATGAAACA
- the LOC134807800 gene encoding anaphase-promoting complex subunit 1-like, translating to MSNFYEERTTMIAARDLQEFVPFGRDHCKHHPNALNLQLCQLQPASELWSSYGAAGFVGSLQEVTIHEKQKESWQLRKGVSEIGGDVDYDEELYVAGNMVIWSKGSKSQALAVYKAFTVDSPVQQEDMQFISI from the exons ATGTCGAACTTCTATGAAGAAAGGACAACGATGATTGCAGCCAGGGATTTGCAGGAATTTGTTCCTTTTGGTCGAGACCACTGCAAGCACCACCCTAATGCTTTGAACCTTCAACTTTGCCAGCTGCAGCCAGCTTCTGAATTATGGTCTTCTTATGGTGCTGCTGGCTTTGTGGGATCCCTTCAGGAGGTTACAATCCACGAGAAACAGAAG GAAAGCTGGCAGTTAAGGAAAGGAGTAAGTGAAATTGGAGGAGATGTGGACTATGATGAGGAACTCTATGTTGCTGGAAATATGGTGATATGGAGCAAAGGAAGTAAAAGCCAGGCATTGGCAGTTTATAAAGCGTTTACAGTTGACAGTCCTGTTCAGCAG GAAGACATGCAGTTCATCTCCATTTGA